From a region of the Lactuca sativa cultivar Salinas chromosome 4, Lsat_Salinas_v11, whole genome shotgun sequence genome:
- the LOC111876795 gene encoding uncharacterized protein LOC111876795 isoform X2: MLTVATALRTIGYEIQVYSLEEGPVHTVWKNIGVHVNILEASEDKKFIIDWLNYDAILVNSLEAKEAISGLLQEPFKSLPLIWTIHEKTLATRYKNYISNGKIQLIDDWKAVFNRATVVVFPNYALPMFYAPFDAGNYFVIPGSPSNACKLDNSTTVLEENLRVNMNIGAHDFVITITGSQFLYKGLWLEHALVLQALSPLLAQFPVDDDSSSPHLKIIILNQDITRNYSSAIEEIASNLNYPSGTVNHAVIDEDLYNVLSITDVVLYGSFLEEQSFPDILKIAMCFEKPIVAPDLSIIKKHIDDKVNGYLFQKENIKDLSQIILRLISNGRLSSLAHNIASIGKHTAKDMMVLESVEGYASLIENVMNLPSEVASPRAVSEIPSKIKTEWQWGLFEDIPDRKYVNRSSRVHNFLKKVENKWDLKESSVDISFDDTFLYSIWEEEKSIQTTMARKRREDSELRDRSEQPRGTWEEVYRSAKKADRNKNDLHERDDGELERTGQPLCIYEPYFGQGAWPFLHHESLYRGFGLSTKGRRSRTDDIDGPSRLPLLSIPYYRDALGDFGAFFAIANRIDRIHKNAWIGFSSWRATAKKASLSKAAEVALLEDIQGRKHGDALYFWVRMDKDPRNPMQQDFWTFCDAINAGNCKFAFSEALKKMYGVKDNSTSLPPMPMDGDSWSVMHSWSMPTKSFLEFVMFSRMFVDALDAQVYDEHHESGLCYLSLSKDKHCYSHVLELLVNVWAYHSARRMVYIDPMTGSLEEQHDFKNRRGKMWIKWFNYNTLKAMDEDLAEEADSSDHPKQRWLWPKTGEVFWQGMYEKERNQMRKQKEKRKQKSKDKIQRIRNRTHQKALGKYVKPPPENETVNDQNALLPEMKLLR, from the exons ATGCTCACTGTTGCAACTGCTTTGAGAACAATTGGGTACGAAATCCAG GTTTACTCACTTGAAGAGGGACCTGTGCATACAGTTTGGAAAAATATTGGAGTTCATGTCAATATTTTGGAAGCTAGTGAGGATAAAAAGTTTATAATTGATTGGCTCAA CTATGATGCCATACTTGTGAATTCTCTTGAAGCAAAAGAAGCAATTTCAGG CCTTTTGCAGGAACCCTTTAAATCTTTACCACTTAtttggactatccatgaaaaAACACTTGCTACACGTTACAAAAACTACATCTCAAATGGAAAAATTCAACTGATTGATGATTGGAAAGCTGTCTTTAATCGAGCTACGGTTGTTGTTTTTCCCAATTATGCCCTTCCG ATGTTTTATGCTCCATTTGATGCTGGAAACTACTTTGTTATACCTGGATCTCCTTCTAATGCTTGCAAATTGGATAATTCAACAACTGTTCTTGAAGAAAATTTGCGTGTGAATATGAACATTGGGGCCCACGACTTTGTTATAACTATAACAGGAAGTCAATTTTTATATAAAGGATTATGGCTTGAACATGCACTTGTTTTACAAGCTTTATCTCCACTTTTAGCACAGTTTCCTGTTGATGATGATAGTTCAAGTCCCCATCTCAAGATCATAATCTTGAATCAAGATATAACGCGTAATTACAGTTCTGCCATTGAG GAAATTGCTTCAAATTTGAACTACCCAAGTGGCACTGTGAATCATGCTGTTATTGATGAAGATTTATATAATGTTTTGAGCATCACAGACGTTGTGTTATACGGGTCATTTCTTGAAGAACAATCTTTTCCTGATATTCTAAAAATAGCAATGTGCTTTGAGAAACCAATTGTTGCTCCTGATTTATCAATAATCAAGAAACAC ATTGATGACAAGGTAAACGGATATCTTTTTCAAAAAGAGAATATAAAGGATTTAAGTCAGATTATTCTTCGATTAATATCAAATGGGAGATTATCATCTCTAGCTCACAATATAGCATCAATAGGAAAACATACTGCAAAAGATATGATGGTTTTGGAATCCGTTGAAGGGTATGCTTCATTGATAGAAAATGTTATGAATCTTCCATCTGAAGTTGCATCTCCAAGGGCAGTTTCGGAAATtccttcaaaaatcaaaaccgagTGGCAATGGGGTCTTTTTGAAGACATCCCGGATCGTAAATATGTAAATAGAAGTTCAAGGGTTCATAATTTCTTGAAAAAGGTTGAAAATAAGTGGGATTTAAAAGAGAGTTCTGTTGATATTAGTTTTGATGATACGTTTTTGTATAGTATTTGGGAAGAAGAGAAAAGTATTCAAACAACAATGGCTAGAAAGAGAAGAGAAGATAGTGAG TTGAGGGATAGAAGTGAGCAACCAAGGGGAACATGGGAGGAAGTATACAGAAGTGCAAAAAAAGCAGATAGAAATAAGAATGATTTGCATGAGAGAGATGATGGAGAGCTTGAAAGAACAGGTCAACCGTTGTGCATCTATGAACCTTATTTTGGTCAAGGGGCATGGCCTTTTTTACATCATGAGTCACTTTATCGTGGTTTTGGATTG TCAACAAAAGGTAGAAGATCAAGAACCGATGATATTGATGGACCTTCTCGTCTTCCTCTTCTAAGCATTCCATATTACCGTGATGCCCTTGGTGATTTTGGAGCCTTTTTTGCAATTGCTAATCGAATTGATCGTATACACAAGAATGCATGGATTGGATTTTCATCATGGAGAGCCACAGCTAAGAAG gctTCTTTGTCAAAGGCTGCTGAGGTGGCGTTATTGGAGGACATTCAAGGGCGTAAACATGGTGATGCTTTATATTTTTGGGTAAGAATGGATAAAGATCCAAGAAATCCAATGCAACAAGATTTTTGGACATTTTGTGATGCTATAAATGCGGGTAATTGCAA GTTTGCATTCTCAGAAGCTTTGAAGAAAATGTATGGGGTGAAGGATAACTCGACTTCTCTTCCTCCAATGCCTATGGATGGAGATTCATGGTCTGTTATGCATAGTTGGTCTATGCCAACAAAGTCTTTCCTAGAATTCGTGATGTTTTCAAG AATGTTTGTGGATGCATTGGATGCACAAGTTTATGATGAGCATCATGAAAGTGGTCTTTGCTACTTAAGTTTATCCAAG GACAAGCATTGCTACTCTCATGTTCTTGAGCTTCTTGTAAACGTATGGGCCTACCATAGTGCAAGGCGAATGGTGTACATAGACCCTATGACTGGATCACTTGAAGAACAACATGATTTCAAAAACCGAAGAGGCAAAATGTGGATCAAATGGTTCAATTACAACACCCTAAAAGCCATGGATGAAGATCTTGCAGAAGAAGCCGACTCCTCCGACCACCCTAAACAGCGGTGGTTGTGGCCTAAAACCGGTGAGGTTTTCTGGCAAGGAATGTATGAGAAAGAAAGGAATCAAATGagaaaacaaaaagagaaaaGGAAACAGAAAAGTAAAGATAAGATTCAGAGGATTAGAAATCGGACTCATCAGAAAGCTTTGGGGAAGTATGTCAAACCACCGCCTGAAAATGAGACAGttaatgaccaaaatgcccttttGCCAGAAATGAAGCTTCTTAGATAG